A stretch of Plasmodium knowlesi strain H genome assembly, chromosome: 1 DNA encodes these proteins:
- a CDS encoding glutamate dehydrogenase, putative: MDVDVRSPLARPGGQDEGQFERELFSNNSITWKEKYEETKELLRSYNLFSDHLINYSVDFYFNKLGFNRLHFEETSPHLISKVVVCIITAKINEQYSSDKYFPTFEEKHDNVIFIITRVFANDYKTRLNYKMEKKIEEKYFHFSDMSKDCYRMKSFRSVHSVFDKEHTYEEPLRTYILELPTYSDDIISENETDLEKLMDVNFYSYIKGTKREKIYHELNKAVLYDLTGQFIQTYYYTTSMNTFSLTIAVKRSNVISSIFSLIGDCLNMHRCFSYSKYVEPLKNGVLLIILNVNVITNSEENKKGVEDAQKMLQILEGKIHKIVKSLKTLCLFNDSKFIQLSVKRIFTAEESAYIFLIIKFITFFSTNSFSSYKNVEHALHLRNNTDSSSSSSAIMNDFYIIKEKLKSSKYTKEEILSCALSNVKTIKLLFANFERKMNPQGGEVEPATPSSSNSSYYPADDASPYKSSKDIIDEIEDNQHKKILQYFHLFEKHAIKTNFFRMHKISFAVSFDGALLKDSIYDAEPYSVIMICGLHFVGFHIRFTRISRGGIRIVISNNMNSYMHNYNNLFDEAYNLAYTQNFKNKDIPEGGSKGILLLDPDVCNVANTKYIKNLCFYSYVNSILDLLTDGTGDDNYGFGRRDGDLFGGISLNSSMDRNYNNTSTLGDVTTDMLTPRQNFSYANGTAEQAVHKIMCGKNSDSIPVHNRAEVEEEKYLCANLQNEEDLIFLGPDENTGSDQLMDWACIIAKKRGYKFWKTFSTGKLRKNGGVPHDHYGMTTLGIETYIRKLCEKLNLKEETIRRSIVGGPDGDLGSNAILQSKTKITSIIDGSGVLYDKNGLDKEELIRLAKRRNTPGKKLGTSCILYNEKYLSKDGFKISIEDHNVDVLGKVIKSGLEYRNSFFLNPLNACDLFNPCGGRPHSINVFNVNSIIINERCIYKYIVEGANVFISDDARKILEAKNVILFKDASTNKGGVISSSLEVLAGLVLSDQQFIEMMCSPDSDILLVDENELTFMNLNQKNNHSLSFTSSMLMGRNAQHEKKEIETEGEKEILSNNNLDDSVSPFYKEYVKEIQKKIVHYCELEFESLWSETRRTKTSISQATNVLSNKISELKKDILSSDTLCTDRKLMQKVLKDVIPNILLEKVTFDQIFDRVPYIYLRSLFAAALASNYYYSQQFLSDLSVFNFFEYIRRLQSDA, from the coding sequence ATGGACGTGGACGTGCGCAGCCCGCTAGCCCGCCCAGGCGGCCAAGACGAGGGGCAGTTCGAACGAGAATTGTTCTCGAACAACAGCATCACGTGGAAGGAGAAGTATGAGGAGACGAAGGAGTTGCTCAGGAGCTACAACTTGTTCTCAGACCACCTGATAAATTATAGTGTGGATTTCTACTTCAACAAATTGGGCTTCAACAGGCTGCACTTTGAGGAAACCAGTCCACACCTTATAAGCAAAGTAGTGGTGTGCATCATAACGGCCAAGATAAACGAGCAGTATTCGAGCGATAAGTATTTCCCaacatttgaagaaaaacacgACAACGTGATATTCATAATAACGAGGGTCTTCGCAAATGACTACAAAACCAGGTtaaattacaaaatggagaagaaaatagaagaaaaatatttccactttAGTGATATGTCCAAGGATTGTTATCGAATGAAAAGCTTCCGATCGGTTCACTCCGTATTTGATAAAGAGCATACGTACGAAGAACCCTTACGCACGTACATTTTAGAACTCCCAACTTATAGTGATGATATTATTAGTGAAAATGAGACTGACCTTGAGAAACTTATGGATGTTAATTTTTACAGTTACATTAAGGGTAccaagagggagaaaatttACCATGAGCTGAACAAAGCAGTTCTATACGACTTGACGGGACAATTCATACAGACGTATTACTACACGACGTCGATGAACACCTTCTCATTAACCATTGCTGTGAAGAGGAGTAATGTTatatcttccattttttccctcatcgGTGACTGCTTAAATATGCACAGATGCTTCTCCTACTCCAAGTATGTGGAGCCACTGAAAAACGGAGTCCTCCTAATTATACTGAATGTCAATGTAATTACCAATTCGGAGGAGAATAAGAAAGGAGTGGAAGATGCCCAGAAAATGCTGCAAATCctggagggaaaaattcaCAAGATTGTAAAGTCGCTAAAGACCTTGTGCCTTTTTAACGACTCTAAGTTTATACAGCTGTCCGTTAAGCGTATATTCACTGCAGAAGAATCGGCATACATTTTCTTAATCATTAAGTTCATCACGTTCTTCTCGACTAACTCTTTCTCCAGTTACAAAAATGTCGAGCATGCACTACATCTAAGAAACAACACCGACAGCAGCAGTAGTAGTAGTGCCATTATGAACGATTTCTACATCATTAAGGAGAAACTAAAGAGCTCCAAGTACACCAAGGAGGAGATCCTGAGTTGTGCCCTTAGCAATGTTAAGACCATTAAACTTTTGTTTGCCAATTTTGAGAGGAAGATGAATCCGCAGGGGGGGGAAGTGGAGCCTGCCACCCCATCGTCAAGCAATTCTTCATACTACCCCGCAGACGACGCCTCTCCGTACAAGTCGAGTAAAGACATTATCGACGAAATAGAAGACAATCAACATAAGAAGATTCTGCAGTATTTCCACCTTTTCGAGAAACATGCAATAAAAACGAACTTTTTCCGCATGCACAAAATCAGCTTCGCAGTATCCTTTGACGGTGCACTTCTCAAAGATTCTATATACGACGCTGAGCCCTACTCCGTCATCATGATATGTGGTCTTCACTTTGTTGGCTTCCACATCAGGTTCACAAGGATCTCTAGAGGAGGTATCAGAATAGTTATATCGAACAACATGAACTCCTACATGCACAATTATAACAACCTCTTCGACGAAGCATATAACCTCGCCTACACACAAAACTTCAAAAACAAGGATATaccagaaggaggaagtaaaggaatcCTCCTCCTAGATCCAGATGTGTGTAATGTTGCCAATACAAagtatattaaaaatttgtgCTTTTACTCGTATGTGAATTCCATTTTGGATCTGTTGACTGATGGAACAGGGGATGACAATTATGGTTTTGGAAGAAGGGATGGAGACTTGTTTGGCGGTATTTCGCTTAACTCCAGCATGGATAGGAACTACAACAACACTTCCACCTTGGGGGATGTCACCACAGATATGTTGACTCCAAGACAGAATTTTTCCTACGCCAACGGCACGGCTGAACAGGCGGTCCACAAGATCATGTGCGGAAAAAATAGCGACAGCATCCCAGTACACAATCGCGCAGAagtagaggaagaaaaatacctGTGTGCCAACCTCCAGAATGAGGAAGATCTTATCTTCCTTGGCCCAGATGAAAACACGGGTTCCGATCAGCTCATGGACTGGGCTTGTATAATCGCAAAAAAGAGGGGCTACAAATTCTGGAAGACCTTTTCTACAGGAAAGctgagaaaaaatggaggagttCCTCATGACCATTATGGAATGACAACCCTTGGCATAGAAACGTATATAAGAAAGTTATGTGAAAAATTGAATCTGAAGGAAGAAACTATAAGGAGATCTATCGTTGGGGGCCCTGATGGCGATCTCGGAAGCAATGCCATTTTACAATCGAAGACGAAAATAACCTCCATCATTGACGGTTCGGGAGTTTTGTACGACAAAAATGGCTTGGATAAGGAGGAACTCATTCGGCTAgctaaaagaaggaacactCCAGGAAAAAAGCTAGGCACGTCCTGTATCCTGTACAATGAGAAATATCTTTCTAAAGATGGGTTCAAAATATCTATTGAAGATCACAATGTAGATGTGCTAGGAAAAGTTATTAAGAGTGGCCTAGAATACAGAAACAGCTTTTTCCTGAACCCACTAAATGCTTGCGACTTGTTCAATCCCTGTGGAGGTAGACCCCACTCGATCAACGTGTTTAACGTTAACAGTATTATTATTAACGAACGGTGCATTTACAAGTACATTGTCGAAGGGGCAAATGTATTTATCTCCGACGACGCGAGGAAAATATTGGAAGCGAAAAATGTAATTCTCTTCAAAGATGCATCTACCAACAAGGGAGGTGTCATATCGAGTAGTTTGGAGGTTCTAGCCGGACTGGTTCTCTCCGATCAGCAATTCATCGAAATGATGTGCTCTCCCGATAGTGATATCCTCCTTGTGGATGAAAATGAACTTACCTTCATGAACCTGAATCAAAAGAATAACCATTCCCTGTCCTTCACGAGCTCCATGTTGATGGGAAGGAATGCACAACatgagaagaaggagatagaaacagaaggagagaaggaaatCCTCTCCAACAACAATCTGGACGATAGcgtgtcccctttttacaAGGAGTACGTCAAGGAAATCCAGAAAAAGATCGTACACTACTGCGAGTTGGAATTTGAATCCCTCTGGAGCGAGACTAGACGAACCAAAACCTCCATTTCCCAAGCGACAAACGTTCTTTCGAACAAAATCAGCGAACTGAAAAAGGATATCCTCTCTTCCGATACACTTTGCACGGATCGGAAGCTAATGCAGAAAGTGTTGAAGGATGTCATTCCAAACATTCTACTTGAGAAGGTAACCTTTGATCAGATTTTCGACAGGGTTCCCTACATCTACCTACGTTCCCTTTTTGCAGCTGCACTCGCCTCCAACTACTACTACTCTCAGCAGTTCCTCAGCGATCTCTCTGTTTTTAACTTCTTCGAATATATTCGCCGTCTACAGAGTGATGCGTAG